Part of the Lebetimonas natsushimae genome is shown below.
TTACCGTTTTAGCATCTGTAATTCCAAGGCGGTGGACTACTCTAAAAACATGCGTATCAACAGCCATTCTGTTTTCATTTTCCAGTTCTATTAAAAATACATTTGCGGTTTTGTTTCCGACTCCCGGAAGTTTGATAAGTTCTTTATGGTCTCTTGGAATTTTCCCTCCATATTCGTTTACTACTTTTTTTGCCATTTCAATTATGTTTTTTGCTTTATTATTATAAAAAGAACAGGATTTGATAAGCTCTTTTACATCATTAATATCCGCTTTGGCAAGACTTTGAACGTCAGGGTATTTTTTAAAAAGGGCAGGGGTTATCATATTTACCCTTTTATCGGTACACTGTGCTGAAAGTATGATATCTACCAGAAGTTCATAATCATTATGATAAACAAGTTCTGTTTTGCTACCTTTGTATCTTGCCAGAAATCTTTTTTTAATTTCCTCCAGTTCTTCAGGTGTCCTTAATACCATTTTATAAGTCCTTTTTTTATAGTATAATAACAAATATTTTAGTAAAGGAGTAGAATGGCTGGACATAATAAATGGTCAAAAGTAAAACATATAAAAGCAAAAGAAGATGCTAAAAAAAGTAAAATTTTTACAAAACACGTCAGGGCTATTATGACAGCGGCAAGACAGGGTGGCGGTAATCCTGATAACAATCCTGCATTGCGTTTAGCAATTGATAGAGCTAGGGCAGATGCAATGCCTATGAGCAATATTCAAAGGGCTATTGATAAAGCCACAGGTAATCTTGATGGAGTGACTTTAAGTGAAGTTACTTATGAAGGTTACGGACCGGGCGGTGTGGCTATTATGGTTGAATGTTTGACAGATAATAAAAACAGAACTGTAGCAGCGGTAAGACATGCATTCACAAAAGCTGGTGGAAATCTTGGAACAAGTGGAAGCGTTGCCTGGATGTTTGAGAAAAAAGGTGTAATTGTTGTAAACAGAAGCGACAAGGATGATGAGGTAATGGAAAAAGCAATTGAAGCCGGGGCTGAAGATATAAAAGAATTAGATGAAGTTTTGGTAATTGAAACAGCACCGGAGGATTTCAATGCAGTTTTAGAAGCGGTAAATGGAATTGATGGAATTGAAATACTTGAAAGTAACGTTCAGTTGGTTGCTACAAATGAAAGTGATGTTGATGATGAAACAGCGGAAAAAGTAGAAAGACTTATAGAAGCTTTAGAAGAACTTGATGATGTTCAAAACGTTATTCATAATATGGCATAAAATATAAAATTAAGGAGAAATTATGAAAAAATTAATTAGTTTAGGTTTAGTTGCAGGTGCATTAATGGCATTCCCGGGAATGGGTGGAAAAGGTATGATGGGAGCTGGCCTTGCGGGTGCTCCTATTAAGGGGCTTAAAGATTCAACAGTTTTGGCAACAGTTAACAATAAGAAAATAACAGTAAAAGATGTAAATATTTATCTTCAGGGAATTACAGGAGATAAAAGAATAAGACTTCAGGATCTACCCGCACAGCATGTTAAACAGTTTGTTGATCAATATATTGAAACAATTGAACTTTATCCAAAAGCAAAAGAAATTGAAAAAACTCCTCAGTTTAAAGCGCTTGAGAAAAAAATGGCTGTTGAAGCTTGGCTTAAAAATAAACTTGATTCAATAAAAGTAACAGAGGCAGAAGCAAAAAAATTTTATGAAAAAAACAAAGATATTTATTTTAAAACTACACCAAAAGTTAAAGCAAGACATATTTTGGTAAAAGATGAAAAAACTGCTGAAAAATTAATAAATGAATTAAAAGGCCTAAAAGGTAAAGCACTCGAGGAAAAATTTGCCGAACTTGCTAAAAAATACTCAACTGGTCCTACAAAAGTAAATGGCGGAGAGCTTGGCTGGTTTGATCCAAAACAGATGGTGGCACCTTTTGCTGAAGCTGTAAAGAATATGAAACCAGGGCAAATTACAACTAAACCTGTTAAAACAAGATTCGGTTGGCATGTAATTTTAGTTGAAGATAAAAATGAAAACGCTTATATTCCATTTGATAAAGTTAAACCTCAAATTATTGGATATTTAAAAAGAGTTAAATTACAAAAAGAACTTCAAAAATTAAAATCACAATATAAAGTTAAATATTCAATCCCACAAAAATAAAAGGAGGGGTTATGTTTAGTGAATTTCCAAAAGGTGTATTAACCGGTAGAGAAGCTGCAAAACTTCTTGATATATGTAAAGAAAAGGGATTTGCTCTTCCTGCTATAAATGTTGTAGGGACAAACTCTGTAAATGCAGTAATGGAAGCTGCACGAGATGTAAATATGCCGATAATTATTCAATTCAGCAATGGGGGAGCACATTTCTGGGCTGGAAAAGGACTTGATAATGAAGGGCAAAAAGCTGCAATTTTAGGTGCAATAGCGGGAGCTAAACATATCCATACTCTTGCAGAAGCTTATGGTATCAGTGTAATTCTTCATACAGACCACGCCGCAAGAAAACTTTTACCTTGGATTGACGGGTTAATTGAAGCTAATGCAAAACATAAAGAGAAATACGGCAGACCGTTGTTTTCATCTCATATGTTGGATTTAAGCGAAGAGCCGCTTGAAGAAAATGTAGCAACTTGTAAAGAATATCTTAAAAAATTAAGTGCTCTTGATATTATGCTTGAAATCGAACTTGGTGTGACAGGCGGGGAAGAAGACGGGGTTGACAATACCGGAATTGACAATGCAAGACTTTATACCCAGCCAGAAGATGTTGCTTATGCATATAAGGAACTCAGCGAAGTGAGCGATTTGTTTACAATTGCAGCAAGTTTTGGTAATGTTCACGGTGTTTATAAACCGGGTAAAGTAAAACTTGAACCGATTATTCTTAAAAACTCTCAAGAATATGTAAAAGAAAAATTTAATCTTAATGTGGATAAACCTATCAGATTTGTATTCCACGGAGGAAGTGGAAGCGAACTGTCTAAAATTCACGAAGCAATTGATTACGGTGTTGTTAAAATGAATATTGATACAGATACTCAATGGGCATTCTGGTCAGGTGTGAAATCTTATATTGAAAAATATCATGATTATCTGCAGTCTCAAATAGGTAACCCTGAAGGTGAAGACAAACCAAATAAAAAATATTATGATCCTAGAAAATGGCTAAGAGAGGGTGAAAAATCTATGAAAGAAAGAGTCATTAAAGCTTACAAAGATTTAAAAGCTATTAAATAGAAATCTTCAATAAAAATCCGCTGTTTCTGCGGATTAATTATTTTCTTTTCTACAATCTTTTTGAATTATGTTTTTATACATTTCATCGAATATATATTTATGTGTAAAAAAGAAAAAGTACCAGTAAATATATGAAAAAACATTAATTGGCAGGAAATATGCAGTAAGGGAAAATTGAAAATGGGTTTCATCGATTTTTTTAATTTCTCCCTGTAACCAACCTACTCCCGGCATTTTCATGGTTGATTTGAATCTTATTAATTTATGGTTTGGTGTGTCTTTAAGAGCCGTTACAACCCAAAAATCAAATTTATCACCCACTTTTAACCTTTCAGGTTTTATTATTCTGGCTCCAAGTCCCCTGCCGCCAAGCAGTCTGTCTATGAAAGCCCTTATTTTCCACATCCAGTTAGGAGAAAAATAGCCACAGTTTTTATAATTTAGGCTTTTTAGGTTATAAAACACTTTATCGACTTCTTCTTTTGAAATAATGTTGCTAACTATTTCTTTTAATAATTTATCATTTCTAAGTGCGGTGGAGAATTGTTTCA
Proteins encoded:
- the nth gene encoding endonuclease III, yielding MVLRTPEELEEIKKRFLARYKGSKTELVYHNDYELLVDIILSAQCTDKRVNMITPALFKKYPDVQSLAKADINDVKELIKSCSFYNNKAKNIIEMAKKVVNEYGGKIPRDHKELIKLPGVGNKTANVFLIELENENRMAVDTHVFRVVHRLGITDAKTVKETEKDLIKAFKTDLNELHQAFVLFGRYICTAKNPKCEKCFVTDFCITKENFKAR
- a CDS encoding YebC/PmpR family DNA-binding transcriptional regulator, coding for MAGHNKWSKVKHIKAKEDAKKSKIFTKHVRAIMTAARQGGGNPDNNPALRLAIDRARADAMPMSNIQRAIDKATGNLDGVTLSEVTYEGYGPGGVAIMVECLTDNKNRTVAAVRHAFTKAGGNLGTSGSVAWMFEKKGVIVVNRSDKDDEVMEKAIEAGAEDIKELDEVLVIETAPEDFNAVLEAVNGIDGIEILESNVQLVATNESDVDDETAEKVERLIEALEELDDVQNVIHNMA
- a CDS encoding peptidylprolyl isomerase — translated: MKKLISLGLVAGALMAFPGMGGKGMMGAGLAGAPIKGLKDSTVLATVNNKKITVKDVNIYLQGITGDKRIRLQDLPAQHVKQFVDQYIETIELYPKAKEIEKTPQFKALEKKMAVEAWLKNKLDSIKVTEAEAKKFYEKNKDIYFKTTPKVKARHILVKDEKTAEKLINELKGLKGKALEEKFAELAKKYSTGPTKVNGGELGWFDPKQMVAPFAEAVKNMKPGQITTKPVKTRFGWHVILVEDKNENAYIPFDKVKPQIIGYLKRVKLQKELQKLKSQYKVKYSIPQK
- the fbaA gene encoding class II fructose-bisphosphate aldolase; protein product: MFSEFPKGVLTGREAAKLLDICKEKGFALPAINVVGTNSVNAVMEAARDVNMPIIIQFSNGGAHFWAGKGLDNEGQKAAILGAIAGAKHIHTLAEAYGISVILHTDHAARKLLPWIDGLIEANAKHKEKYGRPLFSSHMLDLSEEPLEENVATCKEYLKKLSALDIMLEIELGVTGGEEDGVDNTGIDNARLYTQPEDVAYAYKELSEVSDLFTIAASFGNVHGVYKPGKVKLEPIILKNSQEYVKEKFNLNVDKPIRFVFHGGSGSELSKIHEAIDYGVVKMNIDTDTQWAFWSGVKSYIEKYHDYLQSQIGNPEGEDKPNKKYYDPRKWLREGEKSMKERVIKAYKDLKAIK